The Streptomyces clavuligerus genome includes a region encoding these proteins:
- the lgt gene encoding prolipoprotein diacylglyceryl transferase, protein MRVTTMAMPSPVQGVWHLGPVPVRAYAICILIGILVAVWLTERRWAQRGGRPGVVFDIVVWAIPFGIVGGRLYHVATSWQPYFGPDGDPISALYIWEGGLGVWGAIGLGAVGAWIGARRAGVLLPPLADAAAPGIALAQGIGRLGNWFNNEVYGSRTDLPWGLRIHEWDQSVGRAVLGPDGRPEILGTFHPVFLYELLWNFAVASVVIWADRRWRLGHGRVFGMYVALYTLGRLWIEALRIDSANHVFGLRLNIWTAMIVGVVATALTLLSARRHPGREESLLRVAAEADGTGPVRQSDAPDDGIGPDRTRSSDPSAAAKSGGDKPDNGNRDTQAPRTTPVDHVGDG, encoded by the coding sequence ATGCGAGTGACGACCATGGCCATGCCGAGCCCGGTCCAGGGCGTCTGGCACCTTGGACCGGTACCAGTACGGGCCTATGCCATCTGCATCTTGATCGGCATCCTCGTCGCAGTGTGGCTCACCGAACGGCGATGGGCGCAGCGCGGTGGCAGGCCCGGTGTTGTCTTCGACATCGTGGTCTGGGCGATCCCTTTCGGAATCGTCGGCGGTCGGCTGTATCACGTCGCGACGTCGTGGCAGCCGTACTTCGGTCCCGATGGCGATCCGATCAGCGCGCTGTACATCTGGGAGGGTGGTCTCGGCGTCTGGGGTGCCATCGGCCTGGGGGCGGTCGGGGCCTGGATCGGCGCCCGACGCGCCGGCGTGCTGCTGCCGCCGCTGGCCGACGCGGCCGCTCCAGGCATCGCACTGGCACAAGGAATCGGCCGCCTGGGGAACTGGTTCAACAACGAGGTGTACGGAAGCCGTACGGACCTGCCCTGGGGCCTGCGGATCCACGAGTGGGACCAGTCCGTCGGCCGTGCTGTCCTCGGCCCGGACGGCCGACCGGAGATTCTCGGGACGTTCCACCCCGTGTTCCTCTATGAGTTGCTGTGGAACTTCGCCGTGGCCAGCGTCGTGATCTGGGCGGACCGCCGTTGGCGGCTCGGGCACGGCCGCGTCTTCGGGATGTATGTGGCGCTCTACACACTGGGTCGGTTGTGGATCGAGGCGCTGCGCATCGACTCGGCGAACCATGTCTTCGGCCTGCGCCTGAACATCTGGACCGCCATGATTGTGGGGGTGGTGGCCACCGCACTCACCTTGCTGTCGGCGCGGCGGCACCCCGGCCGTGAGGAGTCGCTGCTCCGCGTCGCCGCCGAAGCTGACGGTACCGGTCCAGTGCGGCAGAGTGACGCGCCGGACGACGGCATCGGTCCCGACCGCACCCGGTCTTCCGATCCGAGCGCCGCAGCCAAGTCCGGGGGCGACAAGCCCGACAACGGCAACCGCGATACACAGGCCCCGAGAACGACCCCGGTCGATCACGTGGGAGATGGCTGA
- a CDS encoding SDR family NAD(P)-dependent oxidoreductase — MSTALVTGATSGIGLEFTRQLASRGYAVVLVARSEVRLREVADELQAAHGVPAEVLVADLAHRADVDRVAERARTVDTVVNNAGFGARQRFLDNELSVEEEMFDVLCSAVLVICHAAGRAMKERGRGQIINVSSVAGWLASGTYSAAKSWVTVFSESLAGELAPSGVTVTALCPGFVRTEFHQRAGIETGAIPGRAWLDARTVVRACLRDADRRKVISLPSPLYKGIVIAARLAPRRLLRWSGTSVARARLSH, encoded by the coding sequence ATGTCTACCGCTCTCGTCACCGGTGCCACGTCCGGTATCGGGCTGGAATTCACGCGTCAACTGGCCTCCCGCGGGTACGCGGTGGTCCTTGTCGCCCGGTCCGAAGTCCGTCTGCGGGAGGTGGCCGACGAACTCCAGGCGGCCCACGGCGTCCCAGCCGAGGTTCTCGTCGCCGACCTCGCCCATAGGGCCGATGTCGACCGGGTCGCCGAGCGGGCCCGGACCGTCGACACGGTGGTGAACAACGCCGGGTTCGGTGCGCGACAGCGATTCCTGGACAATGAGCTCTCCGTCGAAGAGGAGATGTTCGATGTCCTGTGCAGCGCCGTCCTCGTCATCTGTCATGCCGCGGGCCGGGCAATGAAAGAGCGCGGCAGGGGACAGATCATCAATGTGTCCAGCGTCGCCGGCTGGCTCGCCTCCGGTACGTACTCGGCGGCCAAATCGTGGGTCACCGTTTTCAGCGAGAGTCTCGCGGGCGAACTCGCCCCTTCCGGAGTCACCGTCACCGCTTTGTGCCCCGGCTTCGTCCGTACGGAGTTCCACCAGCGTGCCGGAATAGAGACTGGAGCGATCCCGGGTCGAGCCTGGCTCGACGCCCGGACCGTTGTGCGCGCCTGTCTGCGGGACGCCGACAGGCGCAAGGTGATCTCTTTACCGAGCCCGCTCTACAAAGGAATCGTCATCGCCGCGCGCTTGGCTCCCCGACGCCTTCTGCGATGGAGCGGCACATCTGTCGCGCGGGCCCGTCTGTCCCATTGA
- a CDS encoding SDR family NAD(P)-dependent oxidoreductase, protein MATALVTGATSGIGLEFACQLGARGHHLVLVAPEADLLQRVCGELSETYGVETEAVLADLSVRADVERVAERARTVDFLVNNAGFGLQKWFLNNERAAEEALFDVLCRAVLVVSHAAGRSMRDRGHGTIVNVASAAGWVAGGTYSAAKSWVISFSEGLASELAATGVTVTVLCPGFVRTEFHRRARISLDKLPGPLWLDARRVVRDCLADVDKGTVISVPSPIYKTLVWLARIAPRRLVRSGGPLTKHRPPLR, encoded by the coding sequence ATGGCTACTGCGCTCGTTACCGGAGCCACATCGGGAATTGGGTTGGAGTTCGCATGTCAACTCGGCGCGCGCGGCCACCATCTCGTCCTTGTCGCCCCCGAGGCCGACCTTCTTCAGCGGGTCTGCGGCGAACTCTCCGAGACATACGGGGTCGAGACCGAGGCCGTCCTCGCCGACTTGTCCGTTCGGGCTGACGTCGAGCGTGTCGCGGAACGCGCGCGCACGGTCGACTTCCTCGTCAACAACGCTGGTTTCGGGCTCCAGAAGTGGTTCCTCAACAACGAGCGTGCCGCTGAGGAGGCCCTCTTCGACGTCCTGTGCCGCGCGGTGCTCGTCGTCAGTCATGCCGCGGGGCGTTCCATGCGCGACCGGGGCCACGGCACGATAGTCAACGTGGCCAGCGCCGCGGGCTGGGTCGCGGGAGGGACGTACTCCGCGGCCAAGTCGTGGGTCATCTCGTTCAGCGAGGGGCTTGCGTCCGAACTGGCCGCCACGGGGGTCACCGTGACGGTGCTGTGCCCGGGCTTCGTACGGACGGAGTTCCACCGACGAGCCCGGATCAGCCTCGACAAGCTTCCCGGGCCCCTGTGGCTCGACGCGCGGCGGGTCGTCCGTGACTGCCTCGCCGACGTCGACAAGGGCACGGTGATCTCCGTGCCGAGTCCGATCTACAAGACATTGGTGTGGCTGGCCCGCATCGCACCGCGTCGACTCGTCCGCAGCGGTGGCCCGCTCACCAAACACCGCCCGCCCCTGAGGTGA